Genomic window (Juglans microcarpa x Juglans regia isolate MS1-56 chromosome 2S, Jm3101_v1.0, whole genome shotgun sequence):
CGAGGCATGAATATGCTTGCAATCATATTTTAGGCAAATTCTTAAATTAATCACTTAAACCAATTAAAGGTctaatataaaaaagattttaactaaagaaaaaaaaccttaaatttttcatttgtagCGTAGCATTGTATATAAGGTAGTCACACGTACAAGTTTCAATGACACTCgaaaaaggaaatgaagtaaTGAACTATACTCCTAGTTAAGAGATTTGATGAAAAGATGATTACATaattgagagaaaaatgagcAATATTAgagtagtaaaatatttaaaaagtataatgAGGCAGTAACACATGATATGAGAGTTATACAATGAGTAAACTATTTTCCTTACCATAACACGGGTGAAGgttttatatttgagaaaagcTGGAGACCAGTCCGGCTGGTCTTCCTCAATAACCAACCCTTCAATAGCAGTCCGGCACGtaagcattttattttaattaccaTGCATTTGCTTACACCAGAACAGATCAACAAACCGTGCTTCCTTGGCTTCGTATTCCAACCCAAACCCATCCCCATCCTATTCCATCCCAACCCAAACTCATCCCCACCCCACTCATCCTTGACGGTAGAGAGCACGACGACACAATAATCTCTATAATTTGCCTTTTGGATAGACTTGTTTCATACATcacttttgagatttttattcttGAAATTATAAGTAAGTAATATGTTAAATAAACCAAATTAGCACCAATATAGACCCAATAACTTCATTTTGCCAATTTCAATGCTTCAAACAATCAGAATCCAAATGTAAAGACaagtttgttctttttcttccaaaCTGAGCTAGCAGACATCACAAGCAGACCAACAAATTCAATTATAAAGTGCAAAAATCAAACCATTGGTCAGTGTAGTGGACGACGGCAAGATCTAGCTTTCGTGGGTTACTAGAAGTGTGGTGGGTGATGGAAAAATCTTGAAGATGGTGACGGCATGATCTCAAAGGGGTGACGGCAACTGTGGGGTCTCCGTTTGGTGGTGGCGCGGCAAGATCTCAATGCATGGTCAGTGGCGGTGGCGGCGGTGACTTGCTGTGTAGTGGGGAAGGATTTTGATAAGGGAAGGAttttaagaaagagaaaatctGGAGGCAGAGCAATTTGATTTTAATCACCTGTATTATTGTGTATTGTCTTCATTCACCACTTTCTTACTTGCTTATGCTTATTGAAAGATTGTTTTTCTCTTGTAAATAGCAGGGCTGTCTAGAAGCGTTTCcctttatatttataaacaaGAATTCTTTACAAATATAACAATACATATTTGAAatacaaatttgaaattgaaacaCTTTATTACATCGTTATCTCAACTggatattgttgttgttatcaTCATCTTGAATTTGAGTGTTTGTTGATGTTGTTGACTTGGTCTTGTATTTGTTAGTTGCTGAAACAGAGTTATCACTTACACACCCCCTCAAACTCAACATTACCCCTGCCCCGTTGAGTTTGTCCTAAGGTAAAGAGAACCGAGGGGAAGAAACAGGTTTGGTGAAGATGTCTGCAAGCTTAACCTTACTATAGATAAGGCATACTTCAATTTCACCATTAGTAACGATACTGCgaacaaaatagaaatcaaTTTCCACATGTTTTCTGCGAGCATGAAACACTGGATTTGTGGATAGATATGTGGCTCTTATGTTGTCAACACCGAAGAATAGGAGGCTTTTTCTGGTATAGCACCAAGGTCATATAAGAGTTGAATTCCAAGAAAATTCAGCAGCAGCATTGGTAAAGGCTCTATATTCATCCTCAGTGCTAGATCTAGCAATTGTGGCTTGCTTTTTGCAGCTCCAAGATATAAGATTATCACCGAGGAAGAAGCAACAACCACCTATAGATCGTCGATCATCGCTACCACCAGCCCAATTAGCATCTGAGATTGCTTGAATGGATGGGGAAGAAGAAGGTTGAACATGAAGTCCAAAGTTGACAATTTGTttaagataatgaaaaaaacGTTTAACTGATTGTCAATGAAGAGTGGTTGGTTGCTGAAGAAACTTAGACAACTTGTTAACTGGGAAGGAGATGTTTAGTTGTGTAATACAAAGATACTGCAGGGTTCCAACAGTACTGCGATACAGTGTAGGATCTGAGAAATGATCGCCTTCATCAGCCGAGAGATGAGCAGAAGTAACCATAGGAGAGCTTACTGGTTATGCCTCTCTAACATATTAGTACGTTTGAGGATATCCATGATATACCTATGCTGAGATAAAATGCTTCTAGTAGAAAATTGGACAATTTCAACTCCTATGAAAAAACGTAGAGAACCCAAATCCTTGACAGCAAATGCATGATGTAGTGTAACCAATAAGTCATGAACAACAGTAAGATTTGAACTAGCAATgaaaatatcatccacatatataagaataaacATGGTTGGAGAtgaatttcttttgataaagaGTGAAGAATCTGATCAGGCAGCATGAAAACCAATGTCAATCAATTTGTTACTGAGTCTAACAAACCAAGCTCGCAGGGCTTGTTTCAAACTATACAAGATCTTTTGTAATTTACAGAGATGATGTGGGAACTGAGGGTGTGTAAACCCAGGAGGTTGAGACATGTAAACCTCCTCCAATATAGTGccatgaagaaaagcattttgAATATCAATTTGGTGAAAAGTCCAACCAGCAGATATAGCTATGGATAAACTTGTACGTACCGTTGCCAGTTTAACAACTGGACTAAGTGTTTCACTGTAGTCCACACTAGGTTGTTGATGATAACCTTTAGCTACCAACCGAGCCTTATATTGCTCGATTGAACCGTTGGCATTTCGTTTGATTCCAAATACCCATTTGCAGTCAATGATATTACCTGCAGCAGTGGGAGGAACCAATTTCCAAGTTTGATTCTTTAGCAATGCATCGAACTCAAGGTTCATTGCTTGGCACCACAATGGATCTTTGATGGCTAAGGTATAGCAGGTTGGCTCAATTGGGTTGGATGAAGATTCAGTGAGAAGGGCTTTTGGAATGGGGTAACGAATCATGCCAGAAGGGAGATGTTTTGGTttgtaaatttgatttttagaatGAGTTGTCATGGGATGGCATGGACATGGGGCTGAGGGATGGGATTTTGAGGTTGGTAGGAAGGTTCAGTAATGGGACATTGAGTTGATTCAGGAGCTGAAGGAGAGGATAAAGGTAAAGGTGCTGGAGATGAGTGATTTGGCTCCTAAGGGATGGGTTGGTCTTGGTTTCGAGAAGGTGTAGGTTGTTGTGGTGAATTGATGGGAGAAAACATTGGAGGTACTTCTATTGCAGGCCTAGTCCAAGTAGAATAGCCAAGAGATAAAAGATAGTGTAAGTTAGACGATACAGGAGAAAGAGTCTCAGGTGGATTTGATTTGAATTTGGAAAAGGAAAGACTAATTCGTCAAAGATAACGTCTTGACATATATAGATACAACTTGATGGAATATGAAGATATTTGTAACCCTTATGAATATGACTATAACCAAGAAAGACACACTTAAGAGATTGAGGTTGGAATTTGTTTGAGTTGTAGGGATGAAGATTTGGCCAACAAGCACAACCAAAAACTCGTAGAAGGGAGTAATCAGGTGTTGAACTAAATAAGACTTCATATGGACAGCGATTTTTTAGAGTAGGAGTTGGCATGCAATTTATTAAGTAGCATGCAATGAGGAAAGCAtcatcctaaaaaaaataaggaatgtTGTCTTGTGAAAGTAACGTTAGACCAGTTTGGATGATGTGGCGATGTTTACATTCAATGCCATCATTTTGTTGGTGTGTATAAGAGCAAGAAATATGATGAAGAATGCCTTGAGTTCAAAAAGCTTATGTAGGGAACGATATTCGCCACCCCAATCAGACTAAACAactttaatttttgaattaaagtaACGTTCAACATATGTTTGAAACTCTAGAAAGATAGTGCTAACGTCACTTTTTAAAGAAATGAGATAAATCCAAGAATATTTGCTAAAAGCATCTAAAAAGAAGacataatatttcattctagaaTTTGAACAAAAAGGAGCAGGGCCCCATACATCAGTATAAATTAATTCTAGAGGTGTTTTTGTTTGGATCAAAGAATGAGTAAATTGTAACTACTTGCTTTTGGAACCCAAACAAGGTAGATATTTTGGAATGACATTATTCTTGGACACTGGTAATTGAAAAGAACGAAGAACACGATGAACAATTTTGAAGGATGGATGACCCATGCAAGCTTGCCATAGAGACGCAGATGTACGCTCACTGACAAAAGCAGTAGGGACAGTCTTTTTATGTGAAGCAGAAGAGAGTTGATATAGGCCATTTCTACTCATGCCATGCAGCAGAAGTTTCCCCGATGTTCGAtccttcaaaagaaaataagaatggTGAAATTCAAAAACTATGTTAGTATCATGTGTAAACCGCTGAACAAAGAGAAGATTTTTGCTAATTTCAGGAACATGAAAGacattttgtaaattaaaagtAAGTGAAGGAGTGGATAATTGGGTGGCTCCAATGTGTTTGATAGAAAGTCTGTTACCATTACCAACTTGAATTGTGTCGGTGCCATTGTAGTTCTCAGCTTTGatattcaaattttcaagattAGAGGTAAGATGGTGTGTAGCGCTAGAATCAGGATACCAATTTGCATCATATGGGGTTTGAGGAGTTGTCAAATATGCTTGAGCTTAGGTGTTGTCTAGCTAGGTAAGAATCATCAAACCGATGATAACAATCTAAAGCAACATGACCCGCTTTGTTGTATACTTGGCAAATTGGCCCAGATTGATTGGAGGAAGAGGTGGAAATGCATCCACGCCCCTACCTTTGGAGTTACGGTCATGACCATTTGAGGAATATGTACGACCACGTCCACCACGAGATGTGGAATTGCGAGAAGTAAGATGTGCACTTGCAACAAATAATTCGACTGTCGACTAGTGTTGTTCAAGGCATTTTTCACGAGCCAAGAGATGACCATAAAGGTCTTCAACAGAGAGGGGTTCAACTCGGGTTGTGACAGATGTCAGAAATGAATCATATTCCGGGCCAAGTCCTACAAGAAGAAAAGAGATGAGTTTGTAATCATTAAGAAGCCGATCCACTGCAGCCAAGGTGTCAGCAAGAGTGGAGAATTGCTTAAAATAATTAGCAATGGATAGAGCTCATTTCTTCAACGTTGCAAGTTGgaaatgaatatttgtaatccGAGCGTGAGAGGTGGAGGCGAACATGCGCTTAAGAGAGAGCCACGTCTCACGGGAGGTTTTGAATTTTACCACATGAGAAAGATTTTTCTCAGAAAGAGAAGAACTGATAGCACTGAAAATCAATTGATGTTGTAAGTGCCAATGGTGAAAAGCATGGTTCACTTGAATTTCATCTTGACCATTGAGTTGAACGATAAAGGAGGAAGATGGCGCTGATATAGTGTCTGTCGACATAGCCAAACGAGTGAGTGCCCTTGAGATATGGAACAACTTGGGCCCACCATAAGAGATAATTATCTCTGATGAGTTTGATGGTGATAAAGGAATGCGGATTAATTGGGGTGGGTGTGGTGGGAATAAGAGCAATCATTAGAAGATGAAGAAGTCATAAGGATCAGAAAATGACATGAGTCTTTTTAGGCTCTTGATTCCATATGAGAGTTTTACAATGAATAAACTATTTGTCTTACCATAACACAGATGAAGGCAATTCTGTACAAAGATAACAATACATATTTGAAAtacaattttgaaattaaaacacTTTATCACATTGTTATCTCAACTGGATATTAttgttatcatcatcatcttgaacTTGAGTGTTTGTTGGCAATGTTGACTTGCTCTTGGATTTGTTAGTTGTTGAAACAAAGTTATCACTTACACATGATGACAAGCTAGAGATACATCAATGCTActgttttaaaaaatggaaaatgataaatccATAATACTTttcacaactatattttaaaatggagatatttttataaaatattttataaaagtaacaccattctataaaaatttcttattttaaaacatagttgtaagcaaaatgtattgtaaaaaatgttgtgttAAAAAACAACATCAGTTGCACTTAGGCCTGTTTGGATAGCAAGATacttctatctcatctcatcgcatctcaatatctaaacaccaaacacaaatactattcaatttcaaatttttaattttttcatctaatcattacttaatcattatacttatccaaaatttttaaataaaatacaaaaaataattaaactttttcaaaaacatCCTTCTTTGACAGTGTGATATTCATAGGCTAAGCTCTACTGTCTTTTGCATCCTGGTTTTATAAAAACTATAATCTTCTTCCTTCAATAATGTGGAATGAGTATTACGccgaaatcattttgaaaacattacacaAGTCACAAAGTGCTTCTCAcagtaattcaatttttcattacattaaaaatcacacattttttttagaagtacgtagaagtatattttataagatttttattattaaatatcacACATAAGGTAACATTTTCTTGGCATAACGTCAAGAAAAATGAAACGAGGGACCAACATTTCTTGGTGCATCTATCCCTTTTcgtgttttattaattatattttgcttTATAAGAACTTATTGGAAATTATTGTAGGAATTTCCTCCTCTAGTTGTCATATTACCTACTGTAATATGCCCCTCCAAATGTCATTCCTTGAGAAAAATAATGATGTTTCATATATAATCACAGTTGACTCATTCATTATTAGTCACATAACACATATCCGAgcataaatatattgtttttttgaagtaatttttttttcatgtcgtCTCCAGAAGACAATAAGCCGAATAACTTTGTTAATACTCAGAATAtttagagcggtgctactctgttATCCGTACTCAAGCGGTATTATTCTACTGTCTGAATAGTACTGCTCGATGTTAtcgttaattataaaatatttttttattcatattttttaaagtatttaaatatttttaaaaaaaaaaatattaatatatttaaaattatttttttatcatccgataaaaaaataaaaaaaaaaactaccataCGGTATATTTTGGACGGCAAAGTAGATTGTTATGTCCATGAGATAACACATCTATATTGAGATGCGAGCCCTTTTTTAACTCCAAATCATCATGACAtattgctaaaaataaaaaataaaaaacacacctTTATCCACGTTATTTCACAAatgatatttctttaatttcttgcggATAGAATAAAGTGtgtggatgttaaagtgagttgaattgagttaagttgagttgtgatgataaaatattgttagaatattattttttaatattattattattttaaaatttaaaaaagttgaattatttattatattttgtattgagatttgaaaaagttgtaatgatgagttgagataaatagAGGTGAGTTTGATAACCAAACGCACTCTAAGTtatagtgaaagtattttattttattattataatttttaaattatcatataaaatataataaataattttttaacaaaattttaaaaaaataataatattaaaaaataatattttatttaactttcaactttcatctcaattcatttcatcttaatttactaCTCAAATTACACCTAAATCTTTACCTTATTATCTCATtggaacaataaaaaattttacacacATTCATATATAAGcaaagcattttctttttcctattgtTAAGTCATAAATTTCGGTACAATATTTTTAGAACCGTTGATGTTAACCCAACAATATTCCTCTCTCTTTCCGACtcccaaaatttttttatcaataaatagcATGCACATTTAGTTATAAGTATACACTTACAGTTACCACTAAAGTAAAtaatgataatttatttttatgattttcgcGGTGAgaattgataataataataataataattataaaacttaCGAGAATCTAGTtagattgatttttttgttattttttttttttatctatcacGAATCCTTGCACATTCAATTAAAATCATCAgcaaattttaataataaattgagatgaaagtttaaagttatataaaatattattaaaaaattatttttaatattatttttatttttaaattttttaaaaaattgaataatttattatattttatttaaaaatttaaaaaaaattataattattaaatactataaaataaaataaattaagatattttgaCATCCAAACATCCAATCATTTACACTTTTATCTCTATCAAGTTTTGGCTTACAGATTCATTCTAAAAGTCAATGGTTTAACTATTTTGTAACTATTGAATTGACTCACTGGACAAAATAATAAGTCATTTTCAAGTCATAAAGTCGTCCACTGATCACGCCCCGCCGCACAAATGTCCCCTAAATGCGTCTCTCAAACTTCTCTCGTTTCATCtccttttcatattttatttttatttaattttaagtgaAAATATACAGAAGTATATATCTCTTACAATCAGTTAATTACTCAAAATAGTCCTATATATAGTCTGCATCCTTCTTCTCTGCTActtaccatcattttctaatacAACAGGCAAAATACCAAACGAATGAAGTATACTTGACTTGAGAGcagctctctctatctctctatctTTTGCATAAGAATGATGTTGAATTTGGACGCAAAGGATACAAGCTGGTGGGTGTTTACACTGCCAGCTTTTCTCGGTTCCAAAAACCTTCTCAACGGAAATGTTTTGTTCGCGATCTTTATGGCGTTCGTGTCCCTTGCGCTTCTCACATGGGCTTTCGCGGTTGGTGGGATTGCATGGAAAAACGGGAGGAACCAAAAAGGTCGTCTTTCCATTCCCGGACCTCGGGGTCTTCCCATCCTTGGGAGCCTATTCACCCTCAGCCGTGGCCTGGGACATCGCTCCTTAGCAGCAATGGCCTGGAGCAGAGGTAACGCTCCCCTCATGGCTTTTAGCCTCGGCTCAACTCCTGTGGTCGTGGCTTCCGACCCCTGCACTGCCCGAGAAATCCTGGCATCCCCGCACTTTGCTGACCGCCCGCTCAAGCAGTCTGCTAAGAGCCTCATGTTCAGCCGAGCCATTGGGTTCGCCCCCAACGGCGCCTACTGGCGGCTTTTGAGACGGATCGCTTCGTCCTACCTCTTCGCGCCCCGTCGCATTATGGCCCACGAATCTGGCCGGCAGTTAGAGTGCGCCGCCATGCTCAGCAACATAGCAACCGAACAAGAACTCCATGGCGCCGTATCTCTAAGAGAGCACCTCCAAGCTGCCTCTTTGAACAACATCATGGGGAGCGTTTTTGGCAAAAGGTATGACCCGGCACGTGATAGTGAGGAGTTGGAAGATCTCAAAGACATGGTCCGAGAAGGTTTTGAGCTCTTGGGCGCTTTTAACTGGTCTGATTATCTTCCGTGGATGAGTTATTTCTATGACCCGTTTCGTACAAATGAACGTTGCTCCAAGCTGGTTCCCCGAGTCAGAAAACTCGTCCGAGACATAATCGAGGAACACCGAGTCAAAAGATCGACAAAGATCTCTGATGATGCTGACTTCGTTGATGTTTTGCTTTCTCTGGAAGGCGAAGAGAAGCTTAAAGAGGATGACATGGTTGCTGTCTTATGGGTATACACGCAGCCTTTTTCTGttagttaattatttgtgtttttttctttagtaataATTCACTGAGTTAACGACCGAGTTTTGTGGTGCAGGAAATGATATTCAGGGGCACTGACACAACCGCCCTGTTGACTGAGTGGGTGATGGCCGAGTTGATATTACATCCAGAGATCCAAGAAAAGCTACAGAGAGAAATGGACAGCGCGGTGGGAAATAGAACTGTAAGAGACGCTGACGTGGCAGCTCTACCCTACCTGCAGTCTGTGGTGAAAGAAACTCTCCGTGTACACCCGCCCGGCCCACTTCTCTCCTGGGCCCGGCTGTCCACATCGGACGTCCAGCTCAGCAACGGTATGCTTATTCCCGCGAACACAACCGCCATGGTGAACATGTGGGCCATCACCCACGACCCGCACGTGTGGGAGGACCCACTGGAGTTCAGGCCGGAGAGGTTTCTGAAGACCGAGGTCGGCGGTGCAGACATGGACGTGAGGGGTAGCGATACGAGACTGGCACCCTTCGGC
Coding sequences:
- the LOC121253654 gene encoding cytochrome P450 78A7-like gives rise to the protein MMLNLDAKDTSWWVFTLPAFLGSKNLLNGNVLFAIFMAFVSLALLTWAFAVGGIAWKNGRNQKGRLSIPGPRGLPILGSLFTLSRGLGHRSLAAMAWSRGNAPLMAFSLGSTPVVVASDPCTAREILASPHFADRPLKQSAKSLMFSRAIGFAPNGAYWRLLRRIASSYLFAPRRIMAHESGRQLECAAMLSNIATEQELHGAVSLREHLQAASLNNIMGSVFGKRYDPARDSEELEDLKDMVREGFELLGAFNWSDYLPWMSYFYDPFRTNERCSKLVPRVRKLVRDIIEEHRVKRSTKISDDADFVDVLLSLEGEEKLKEDDMVAVLWEMIFRGTDTTALLTEWVMAELILHPEIQEKLQREMDSAVGNRTVRDADVAALPYLQSVVKETLRVHPPGPLLSWARLSTSDVQLSNGMLIPANTTAMVNMWAITHDPHVWEDPLEFRPERFLKTEVGGADMDVRGSDTRLAPFGAGRRVCPGKNLGLVTVTLWVARLVQEYRWVQDDVHPVNLSEVLKLSCEMKYPLHAIAVRRNVAGICF